A genomic segment from Tessaracoccus defluvii encodes:
- a CDS encoding restriction endonuclease subunit S translates to MREGWDRLQFHDVVTLDVRKTSVLDGKEYPIVGVLAYGRGLLYRDPVSRASTSYRELNSIRPNQLIFSKLKAFEGAITVAPGDLAESYASSEFPTFTATARVLPAFLRLMTQRSELWKAMAANSRGLGGRRERLNPIDFLAMSASFPPLPEQQRIVDLMGTLDDTIAAAELRLQAAVDQLRSLRALTFAAGKFTTGRDAFDILIGVQRNPTRAGGARQIRYLRSANVTFGRLNLSDVYEMSFSPQEQAKYSLIPGDVLVSEGSASEAAVGAPCRWIGELEGPVCFQNTLLRYRARPHVSSPSFVDHWCAWAYESGHFREVAGGSNIKHIGARRAEQMQVRLLPFDDQETAMAPLDAAGDIVRMAQDHVATLAQVRSAILAALLTGEHEIPESYDELMGVAS, encoded by the coding sequence ATGCGTGAGGGGTGGGACAGGCTGCAGTTCCACGATGTGGTGACGCTGGACGTCCGAAAGACATCTGTTCTCGACGGAAAGGAGTACCCGATCGTCGGCGTCTTGGCGTACGGACGGGGCTTGCTCTACCGCGATCCGGTGTCAAGAGCTTCAACGAGCTATCGAGAGCTGAACAGCATCCGGCCAAACCAGTTGATCTTCAGTAAGTTGAAGGCCTTCGAGGGAGCAATCACGGTTGCGCCGGGGGATCTGGCCGAGTCCTATGCTTCCAGCGAGTTTCCGACGTTCACTGCCACGGCTCGTGTCCTACCGGCGTTCTTACGCCTCATGACCCAGCGCTCCGAACTCTGGAAGGCAATGGCCGCCAACTCGAGAGGTCTTGGCGGGCGGCGGGAGCGTCTCAACCCCATCGACTTCCTGGCAATGTCTGCGTCCTTCCCGCCGCTTCCGGAGCAGCAACGCATCGTCGACCTGATGGGCACACTTGATGACACCATTGCGGCAGCGGAACTACGGCTGCAGGCGGCCGTCGACCAGCTCCGAAGTCTCCGAGCCCTAACGTTTGCCGCCGGCAAATTCACAACCGGCCGGGACGCCTTCGATATCCTGATCGGCGTTCAGCGCAACCCGACGCGTGCTGGGGGTGCAAGGCAGATTCGCTACCTCCGGTCCGCCAATGTAACATTCGGCCGCCTCAACCTCTCGGATGTCTACGAGATGTCCTTCTCCCCGCAGGAGCAAGCGAAGTACTCGCTGATCCCCGGCGACGTTCTGGTTTCAGAAGGCAGCGCGAGTGAAGCGGCGGTCGGTGCACCCTGTCGGTGGATTGGGGAGCTGGAGGGCCCGGTCTGCTTTCAGAACACCCTCTTGAGATATCGAGCTCGACCCCACGTCTCTAGTCCAAGCTTCGTCGATCACTGGTGCGCCTGGGCATATGAGTCGGGCCACTTCCGTGAGGTCGCGGGAGGCTCGAACATCAAACACATAGGGGCGCGACGTGCAGAACAGATGCAGGTCCGGCTTCTTCCGTTCGACGACCAGGAAACCGCTATGGCCCCCCTCGATGCGGCGGGCGACATCGTGCGCATGGCACAGGACCACGTGGCCACGCTGGCTCAAGTCCGCTCCGCCATATTGGCGGCACTGCTCACAGGGGAGCATGAAATTCCGGAGTCCTACGACGAGTTGATGGGGGTGGCGTCGTGA
- a CDS encoding restriction endonuclease, which produces MTSVWVVRAGNRGQSEDFNFERGRATIGWPEIGDLSVCSSREAVRHLVDQAYPGDNTQRLAVYAGQLWAFRQGVQPGDLIVMPLKTKPGYLAFGRCTGGYAYDSSALSDRRHFLAVDWQPEPVSRAVLRDDLLAMVNGAMTVFSPSRNHAAARLEAVAAGGADPGVGVPMPIASPLPSPSSADVAVADPPQVPTLDAIRDRVRARIVEDFGQHKLTHLVADVLTALGFVCEVSPAGPDQGIDIRAGRGPLGLDAPIIVEVKSEPTAVGALVMRGLHSAMSKNNAPQGLLVAMGGITAPAKKEFESLRTIIQVWDAEALLDQLFATYPLLPDPTKAALPLKQVWVLDDDTEA; this is translated from the coding sequence GTGACGAGCGTGTGGGTGGTGCGGGCGGGTAATCGTGGCCAGTCGGAGGACTTCAACTTCGAGCGAGGCCGCGCGACGATCGGCTGGCCGGAGATCGGCGACCTGTCGGTGTGCTCGTCGCGGGAGGCGGTGCGACATCTCGTGGATCAGGCCTACCCCGGCGACAATACGCAGCGGTTGGCCGTCTACGCGGGCCAGTTGTGGGCGTTCCGTCAGGGCGTCCAGCCGGGCGATTTGATCGTGATGCCGTTGAAGACCAAGCCGGGGTACCTGGCGTTCGGGCGCTGCACCGGCGGCTACGCGTACGACTCGTCAGCCCTCAGTGACCGACGCCACTTCCTGGCTGTCGACTGGCAGCCTGAGCCGGTGTCGCGCGCAGTGTTGAGGGACGACCTGTTGGCGATGGTGAACGGGGCGATGACGGTGTTCAGCCCGTCTCGCAACCACGCGGCGGCTCGGCTGGAGGCGGTCGCAGCGGGTGGCGCAGACCCGGGCGTCGGCGTCCCAATGCCTATTGCGAGCCCCTTGCCGTCGCCGTCGTCGGCTGACGTGGCGGTGGCTGATCCGCCGCAGGTCCCGACGTTGGATGCGATCCGGGACCGTGTGAGAGCGCGGATCGTGGAGGATTTCGGTCAGCACAAGCTGACCCATCTGGTCGCCGACGTGTTGACGGCGCTGGGGTTCGTGTGCGAGGTGTCCCCGGCCGGCCCCGATCAGGGCATCGACATTCGCGCGGGTCGCGGTCCGCTGGGCCTGGACGCTCCGATCATCGTGGAAGTCAAGTCGGAGCCCACGGCGGTGGGTGCTCTGGTCATGCGCGGCCTGCACAGCGCGATGAGCAAGAACAACGCGCCGCAAGGGCTGCTGGTGGCGATGGGTGGCATCACCGCCCCCGCGAAGAAGGAGTTTGAGTCGCTGCGCACGATCATCCAGGTCTGGGACGCCGAAGCCCTCCTCGACCAGTTGTTTGCCACGTACCCCCTGCTGCCCGACCCGACCAAGGCGGCCCTGCCGCTCAAGCAGGTCTGGGTACTGGACGACGACACGGAGGCCTGA